The Carassius gibelio isolate Cgi1373 ecotype wild population from Czech Republic chromosome B5, carGib1.2-hapl.c, whole genome shotgun sequence genome segment GGAGTAaccccctcaaacacacacagaagcaaACACACACTGGTTGGTTAAAGCTTGCCATCTGTAAAGCAGAGAATGTTTCCAGCAGAGAGAGACAGCAGGAGAGGAGATGTGGCGAGGATGACCTCATCACTGCATTAGATTAGACTGCAGATATTGAGGGAAAGGTTGCCTGGTGGTTATAGGACTGCATCAATACCCAGGAGGCTTCTGCCTCCATCCTTAGCACACAACCAGTGCTCCAGGTTGTGGTTCTGAATCTGATATTGTGCTTGAATGGGTTATCACagaatacattaaaacaaaaagttttttcaaagtaattttatttttttttaacttgagtgGGCCATTTTTGGAATACTGCAAACGACACAAGTGCAACAGTGAAACATGCTGGCCTAGCATGTGTTCAcaaagaaaaacaacagaaaactgACAGTGGAATGCAAACACTGTACACATTCAGTGTGAATGGCTGCTATCCCGTTACTGCCACTGCAATGTCGAGGCCATGTGCAGGCACAATCAAGGTTTCCAGATGCTTTGTTTTTGCTCCACCAATAAAGCGGCCCTATAAAACTGTTGAGATTTCAAACAATGTGTAGCATTCCTGAATGAATAAGGGTTGCTGAAACATTAAGCTGCGCAAaagattcagtgactcactcataaacacaAGCTGTATCCCAATTCAGAGACTGAAGAAATGTGTTAAGCCGAAAGAATCAGTTGAGTGCaagattcagtgactcacttacAGACACAAGCTGTATGTTGACGTACGTACCTTAAAGATGTGATTTTATTGATAGTTCATACTTTTTATTGTGTACTTTTAAGGTGAACATATTTAGACAGGTTGTGAACCCTGCTTTGCTTTCAGTTGACAGTTGAATATAGTTTTCAAACAAGTTCAGTACAAATGTTACTGTCACTCGTCTACAGCAGCTATCACAGTTTTTAGGTGACAAGAGGCTATGCTGCCCTAACAACACTTGGTTCGATCATACCTTCCAAAGTCTGTGCCCCTGAATTAAGACATAGCTACTTACAGTTCCCTGGTTAGTTACTAAATGAatcattgtttttataaaatacatgacTCAATGAATCACTAACAAAGACAGATACTGgtcaccacctactggcataagGAAAGGCTGTAAATTTCTCCACCACAAATAACAATAGATTCACATCCTGTCAATAAAGTGGCAAAACAGTAAAAGTCCCATATTCTTTTCGGGACATAAAACATATTTGCTTTCTACCCTATAAAAACATATGCAAttgtttattgtattgttttgggGTAAAACCTTTCTGGATTTATGTTTGGTTTGCTCAAAAAGTGTCCAAAGGTATGACAggggatgaatggatggatgtgggGAGCAAGGGAGAGATTAATAGAGAAGGGCAGCTAGAGTCTTCCTTCCTTTCTGTATCACTGGTATATTTCATGTTGTTATATTGCGCTGTCTGTGTTCTCGCCTCGGCTGGTTTAAAGGCTAATCTAACCATCATATACACATGGCTCAGGTTCACGTGTCACTATATAATCAATCTCGGTTGTCTCTCAGTGGAGCTTATGTATCGAGTCACATGCTTGAAAGAACAGCTGCGAGAATGACTGAGATTATGAAAGTTGCTTGTATTTTGGATGAATGTCAGTGTAAGTTTGATGTATTTCAATAGTTGATTTTTCTCTCTCAAGTTAACTTTATACTGTTTGGTTACATGAACTGAATTTATTTCTCTCTCTGAGTGTGAGGAATAGGGATGTTGTCCTGATGCAGCTGATGAGAAAGTCTAGACAAAGGGACTTGCCATTCTACCCACGTTTCTCTAATGAGTAGAGAAATAAGTCTCTACCCAGCCAGCCACTGGAGGaatctctttcacacacacatacacacacacacacacacacacactcagtctgaCTGCCTCCTTATTGCAGACAGAAGGAGCAAATCTAATAAATATGGAAATGTATGAACTTAGAGCTGCTGCAGGCTTAAACTTTTACAATCTGGAACATATTGGCTGTGTATATAGTACAGctgtttctttacaaagtaagaaacattaaaaatgtacatttacaggATAAATGATTTCCATTGCTCTTGTTTGtactattatacattttttaataattgtgacTGGCCATATTTGGACTTGGAGTCTTCTGAGAGAAATACAAATCCATTTGGTGCAGTGTCTGTGCTTAAAATTGGACTGTGTAATCATAATTTCCCTTCATTTTTGTCTTTTGGTTTTTGGGATGAAATGCATTATGACCCAgacatattttttgttattttcaccCTAATTGCTATTAAGTACTGTAGAGTACAGATGGGATTCATTGTCATCCAGACAGACATCATTAACCCTTGATGTTCACAGCACAGATAACTGCCGTGAGTGTATGTAAGGGGCAAACAGGGGAAAACAGTTGCTTCTGTTCCATTTCCAGCAAGCAGAAAGCCTAAACCACCAGCGAAACTGTAGTACATCAACACTAGTGCTGTTAATTATTCAGTGGACAAAATGTGTTTGCCAGAAAGGGCAACTTCTCAGTGTCTATGTCTTCCCACTGTTTCATATTTCCTCTCATTGTCCAAGCTTTAGGTTTGTGTATGTGCATGTTATTGCTAGAGGGCTGTTTAATGACATCTATCTCTGTGCTGTCACCTCTGCTGCAGAGAGAAGTTTCTTTTAGAAATACTTCATGCTTGTTAGTGTGCCCATGTTTTTTTAGTGCAGTGACTTTTTTATGCGACTTTGCAGTGTACAGTAACTTGCCTAGCCATAAAAAAGAGCAGCAATTATTATACAGTGCTGAtgtttaaagtcatttttgctgcTTGTTTATTGCTCTGGTCttcaaaatgtcattcatttTCAGGTTATTTATAACGTGCATATGTTTTTATCAAAGTGATATGTAACATCTGACTCctgtttaaaaatcaaaaaaagttttgtgtgtgtgtgtgtgtgtcctgtagaGTGCTGCAGCAACACAGAGTCCAATGATTGGAAGTCTTCCTGGAGATGGTATGCCTTTGCCCCCGGGATTttttcaggtacacacacacacattttatgtgTGTATGAGGTATTGCATTGAGACATACGATTTGTTCACACCAAcctcatttgaaaaactaattttcagaatgtatttttattttatttatttttttgctaaagaGTGTCCTATCCTGACTAAGATATTTATCAATAGTTATTTTATACATcgtttttaacttttaaatagtaaattAATTGAAACATTGTTTCATTCAAATATCTTTTTCATAAAGGTCACTGAATGACAGTGCTTTTTTTACCGtctaaaacacaacaaaagagcGGCATGGAAGAAATTAATTCAGATAAAAGCAGTGAGAAATTCTTTTCTTCTGTGACTGACAGTTGAACTGGGAGAGATGTGCTGAGTCAGGAGAGATTATGAATGAGTGggcaattaaatatttattcaggCCAAGCAAACTATATGTGGATGTCTGTAGCAGCAGATTATGAGAGGATTTCCatgctttcatttttaattggAAAGAGAAGATGTGTGTCTTTTCAATTACTTGTTCAATTGTCTGTTATAATGTGTTATATTTAAAGGAGGATTTCGAGTGCATAAATACTGGACTGTGTGTACATCAGTGATAATGCACCAGAACATACATTGATTTACTGTCAGCAGCCAGTCTGAGAGCTGCTGTCCTGCCTGATGTGTATTGACAATCGCTCACTGATAGTCTTAAACTCAGATTCCCTAAGAATCCAGCTGTCAGTTCTAACTTTCTTCAGTTGTTCTCTCATACTCACAGTTTGATCCAGTTTTCTTTTAACCAACCCTCTGAGATATCAGCTTTGAATTTCACATATACATATCTGTTGGAATACAGCACTTTCCTTTGTACTGAACCCAATGTGAATTGCTGTTTGCAAGCCATTTTGTGTGATGTGTTTGAGTAAAACAGGATAGTTCTTCATTAGAATTTGATTTAGCGATGAAAAGTGTAGAGTCACTCAATAGACTTACTGTATTACTGTAAACACTTTTCCTGTTTTTACATTGAGGTATGAATTAAAGCCACATACTTTACGTTGAACTACAGATGTAAAATACAGTGTTACAGTGTTGCCATCTGGTGGTGTGATGTATGGTGCCACTCAGTTGCTCTGGTGCTGGGTGAAAAGTGAAAATTGTTGAGTGATGTACTGTAGGCAGACTAATTTAATTCATTGTTCTGTGTCCTTGGGTTTCCTCAGCAGTTTATGTCTCCTCGATACCCAGGTGGGCCCAGAGGCTCTCTCAGAATACCCAGTCAGGTATTTATGTATTCTATTTTCAGGATCTAAAGTTTTCATTTGGTGCATGATAATGACTGTTACTTGGTTTGAACAGGCTTTGGGCCCTGGGAACCAGCCTTTATTAACTAGTGGGATGGATCCTACAAGACAGCCAGGTATTTCAAATGCTAACAACTCTGTAAATATGACAGTATGATCAAGTCCACCTCACCACCTactctttgtgtgtttgtttatgaaaTGCTTTTTGTTTGAAATTGACAGAAATCCTCCCAAATTTATAGAAACTGTTTCTGTAGATTCTGTAAACAGCTGTAATAACACATCAAACTATGAAATATGAAACCGCTTTGCTTCCGTTTCCCATGTGTAAGGCCATCCCAACATGAGTGGGCCCATGCAGAGGATGACCCCTCGAGGAATGGTTCCTATTGGACCACAGGTGAGTTATCCATGGATAATTATGTAAATTTGTATAAGCATGTTACAGTGCTCGCGATCTTTATTATAATGTTGTGTTTTTGGGTATAACTGGTGTTCCAGAATTATGGTGGTGGGATGAGACCTCCCCTAAATGCTCTTGTGGGACCTGGGATGCCTGGGATTAACATGTAATTGGATTCACATTACAGTCTATTATCATTCCATATATACTCCCTTTAAGTCAGAATCCCCATTATATTACTTTATAACGTTGTATAACattgtttatttgtgtactgttgtGTAAAGGGGTCCTGGAGGAGGAAGACCATGGCCAAATCCACCAAATAACAATTTGGTTAGTTCTCTAATGTGATAACTGATCAAAAGTATTCTATCCAAAACAATAGAAATACCCATTCTTTCTCCCTGCAGATCCCTTATTCATCCGTTTCTCCGGGCAGTTATTCGGTAGGTAATGTTGtctaaggttgttttttttttttttaccttgtctgAGGTAACTTTGGGTAACACACTCGGGCTATTTGAATAAGCAGAATCAGTGTGTTTGTAGGGTCCCCCAGCAGgaggtggccctccaggaacaccCATCATGCCAAGTCCAGCAGGTAACAAAtacttttaagacattttaaggcatcataggGAAACAAAATGATTCTGTGAAAAGCATTGTTCATGGCTTCTAAAATATCTTGATTAGGTCAGTTTCTAAAAAGACTACTAATGTGTGATGtacaatattgatttttttagAGTCAAACAACTCAAGTGACAACATTTACAGCATGATCAGCTCAGCCCCTCCAAATGGAAACAGGCCAAATGTGAGTCTtgataatttcttaaaatatggacatttaaaatgtatttggttTTCCTATAAGATTTCTCCTTTCAGTTTCCATTAGGTTCAGGTTCTGATGGCCCAATAGGCAGCATGGCAGGCATGGAGCCTCATCATATGAATGGGTCATTAGGTAAGACAGCTTTAACTGACAACACAATgccaaatataatatatataataatgtatatatatatatatatatatatatatatataaaataatcaatttattCATTGAATACTTTAAAGTATCTTCCTTTTCCCTCCATTCAACAGCAGGATCTGGCGACATTGAAAGCCTCCCAAAGGTATGGGGTGTTTCTGTACTGTTTTGACAGACAGTGacaaccatttctctgaaattcATTTGTGGTTTCTGTCCTCAAACTCAATGTTCACATTCATCAGAGCTCCCCAGGAAACCTCAGCTTGAATAATCAGCCTGGCACACCAAGAGATGATGGAGAAATGGGTGGCAACTTCCTCAACCCATTTCAGAGTGAAAGTGTATGTATGCAGAAAGCCTTATCTATAGGATCATTTGTGTTAAATACAGCAGCAGCTGTCATTCATACTACCTTCCTATCTTGCAGTATTCTCCAAACATGACAATGAGTGTGTGAAAGGACAGCACAGGAGTTACGTTTTCACCGTGTTCAGCAAAAAAAACTAGGATCTTCTCAAAACCGGCTCTTTGTTTATTTACTCATTTTGTCTTTGGTGAACTATTGTGAATTACAGTTACGTCATCCTACACTAAATCTGAATAAACTTAAGCAAGCCATGAAAGAAAGCTGAAGACACCTTGaagatttttcacattttttttttctcctgtttgAATTCACACAGGGCTCAATCCATTTTTTAATTACTGAATCTTTCCAGAATCAAGTTTTTGTATGTaccttttttatgtaaatgttttttttcgtcttctttttttttttttttttttctgtggtttaCAGCACAGGTGATGCCCAAAAAACTGCAGTTCcttaataaaatttaattcagaCAATTCAACGTTATGATTGAATagcagaaatttttttttgttgttgagtgaACTAAATATGACATTTCAAGATCTTCATTATATTCAAATTAagttaaacaaggatttgatcagATGACGATAACTGACACAATCATCCTTTATCAAACACATTGTCTAGGCAAACTAAAGGTTTGCTCCAAAATAAGACAAATGTACAGTATATCCCTAAATGTAATGGActgacctgattttttttttttttttttgttgacggACCTCAATATCTCTTGTCTTGTCGGATTTGTTCTTGTTGATACAGCTATCTGTGAAGAATTTGGATATGCTGatataaaaatcattttcaccatttatatgtgtttgtgtatgtaaccTTTCTTGAGGAAAATAAACCTCCTCAAGCCACCATAAATTAATTATGCTGGTACATTCTTGTTGTTAAGATGGTCAAATAAGAATTGCTGGATATGAAATTTGAGCAGGTTAAAAAGCTTGATCAAGACAAACCAGTATacatgaccctggaccacaaaaaccaGTCAGAAgggacatatttaaaataaaattggtatttatacatcatctgaaagctgaataaatgtatgatgtatggtttgttaggacaggacaatatttggccgagatacaattaAAAAATCTGGAATAAGGGTttgaaaaatattgagaaaatcgccttcaaAGCTGCCTAAATAAtaccttagcaatgcatattactaatcaaaaaataagttttgatatatttatggtaggaaattgactaaatatcttcatggaacatgatctttacttatcctaatgatttttggcataaaagtaaaatcgatcattttgacccatggcTATAACAAACCTGTGCGACTAATGTCACATATCAGTGTTCACAAAATATGTTGGTGACCAGCTACGCTGGTCATTTAAACAACATTTGAAGCCGTTATTTACATAATTTGCATTGTTACACTCCCTTTACAAAGTTTGGGGATGGAAAGATGTAATTGAAAAGAGAAGAATTCTAAAATCATTCTATTTTCTGCAGATTGAGTGCTGgagaaacatttcttagtattatcaatgctaaaaacagttgtgctgctttgtattatggaaactgtaatacatttttgaggattttttgatgaatgtaaaattaaaaaccacagtattttttttatataaatattttttattatttattttattattattattattatttatttttttaaactgaaaagtTAAATACAACTGTAATGTTTCCCTTAACAAAGCATTAAGTATCtgatatgtatgcatgtatttttttttggcaagaaTATAGCTTGACATGGTAATagatgaatacaaaaataaagaaagaatctATACATTAGCAGAAATTAGAATATATAAAAGCATAGAAACTCTTTAAGTGCCATAGTCATTTGGATGTTCTTGGAAATTATATGATGATGGAGTGCAATCAACTCCACCCATCCTAAATGTCATGAGCTGGTCCTGATAAAACAAGTCCTTGGTTTGAAAAGGTCTCCTGTCCAGTTGCAAAGTTCTCAAAACGCGTCAATAAGGAGTCTGCTCATGCCATCAACTTCCGGTACTGGCTGCTCACGCTGCTTTTAAAACTCTCTAGCTTGCTTGATCTGGTGGTGCTGGTGAACTGTGCGCTCCTCTCGACGCCTAACGCGCCCTGGCACTTGAGAAAAGCGAGAATCTGTTTTTGGCACTGAGAAGATCCGAAGTAGTACATGAGAGGGTCCAGACAGCAGCTGATGCTCCCTATGCACGTGGACACCAAGTACCCAGCGTAGGACGCGTCGTCGCTGTGCTTGTACACGAACTGTACATAATGCGACAACAGGATGACGTTTGTGGGCGCGAAGCATATGACGAAAACAGAAAAGACCGTTACGGCCATAAAAACGGCCCGCGTTTTTTTCGCGCGGTTTTCCACGTTGGCCGCGCACAAGGCTTGGATGATGCGCACGTAGCAGACGGTGCAAAAAATGAGCGGGATGAAGAAGAAAAGCGAAGAGATGACGGGGAAGAAGTACAGGTAATACTCGCGGAGGTGGTGGAGGTCAAGGACGTCGTGGCAGGTGGTGATACCCAGGTCAGGTAGGTGAATGGTTTGATTGGAAATTAGCAAAGGCGTCACACCGCCGATGGACAGAAGCCACATGGCGGCGCACAAGACGGACGCGGTTTGCGGACTGCGCCAGGTGAGCGAGTGCATCGGGTAAACGACAGCCATAAAACGGTCAACACTGATGCACATCATCATCAGCACGGAGCAGTACATGTTGCAGTAGAAAGCGGCTGTGACGAAGCGACACATTCCTTCCCCGTATATCCAGTTATTTCCATTGTAATGGTAGGCTATCCTAAACGGGAGCAACAAGACAAACAGAAAGTCGGCGCAAGCCAGATTGATCATATAAATCACCGCTGTTTTTTTAGGTCTCACTTTGCGCACAAACATGACAAGCGCCAGGAGGTTTAAAGGAGCACTGATGATAAACACTAGAATATATATTGTTGGTATGACCGCGGTCAACAAGCGGCCTGTGAGGAAGCTGGAGGCCTCCGGAGAGATGTGATAAGTCTTTTTAACCACATGGTGGTGTTGATGTTTCTTGGGTTTGGATACTGGACCCGAGTCAGAGCCGCTGGCCTCCTCCAGCAGCTCCAGGAAATCAATGGGCTCATCCGTGACGGTGAGGAAAAAACCAGAAAATGTCCGAATAAACGATTCTGGAAGGA includes the following:
- the LOC127958152 gene encoding single-stranded DNA-binding protein 2-like isoform X2; this translates as MYAKGKNSVPSDSQAREKLALYVYEYLLHVGAQKSAQTFLSEIRWEKNITLGEPPGFLHSWWCVFWDLYCAAPERRETSEHSSEAKAFHDYSAAATQSPMIGSLPGDGMPLPPGFFQFMSPRYPGGPRGSLRIPSQALGPGNQPLLTSGMDPTRQPGHPNMSGPMQRMTPRGMVPIGPQNYGGGMRPPLNALVGPGMPGINMGPGGGRPWPNPPNNNLIPYSSVSPGSYSGPPAGGGPPGTPIMPSPAESNNSSDNIYSMISSAPPNGNRPNFPLGSGSDGPIGSMAGMEPHHMNGSLAGSGDIESLPKSSPGNLSLNNQPGTPRDDGEMGGNFLNPFQSESYSPNMTMSV
- the LOC127958152 gene encoding single-stranded DNA-binding protein 2-like isoform X1, whose translation is MYAKGKNSVPSDSQAREKLALYVYEYLLHVGAQKSAQTFLSEIRWEKNITLGEPPGFLHSWWCVFWDLYCAAPERRETSEHSSEAKAFHDYSAAATQSPMIGSLPGDGMPLPPGFFQQFMSPRYPGGPRGSLRIPSQALGPGNQPLLTSGMDPTRQPGHPNMSGPMQRMTPRGMVPIGPQNYGGGMRPPLNALVGPGMPGINMGPGGGRPWPNPPNNNLIPYSSVSPGSYSGPPAGGGPPGTPIMPSPAESNNSSDNIYSMISSAPPNGNRPNFPLGSGSDGPIGSMAGMEPHHMNGSLAGSGDIESLPKSSPGNLSLNNQPGTPRDDGEMGGNFLNPFQSESYSPNMTMSV
- the LOC127958148 gene encoding proteinase-activated receptor 1-like, translating into MLWIVVLMGLLAVEGSAAVLPRNESFIRTFSGFFLTVTDEPIDFLELLEEASGSDSGPVSKPKKHQHHHVVKKTYHISPEASSFLTGRLLTAVIPTIYILVFIISAPLNLLALVMFVRKVRPKKTAVIYMINLACADFLFVLLLPFRIAYHYNGNNWIYGEGMCRFVTAAFYCNMYCSVLMMMCISVDRFMAVVYPMHSLTWRSPQTASVLCAAMWLLSIGGVTPLLISNQTIHLPDLGITTCHDVLDLHHLREYYLYFFPVISSLFFFIPLIFCTVCYVRIIQALCAANVENRAKKTRAVFMAVTVFSVFVICFAPTNVILLSHYVQFVYKHSDDASYAGYLVSTCIGSISCCLDPLMYYFGSSQCQKQILAFLKCQGALGVERSAQFTSTTRSSKLESFKSSVSSQYRKLMA